From a region of the Methanobrevibacter sp. TMH8 genome:
- a CDS encoding ATP-dependent helicase, with product MIKKQTKSYSKKDIYKILHPWVKEWFDNTFNDFTPAQKQAIVDIHNNNNVLVSSPTGSGKTLTAFLSVISELTTLAEKGNLEDKVYCIYISPLKALDNDIEKNLEVPLSEIDKIAIKNGATYKKTATKTEKGLGIRKAVRTGDTTQYQRSKMLKTPPHILITTPETLSILLVAPKFREKLANVKYVIIDEIHSLAENKRGVHLSLSLERLQHLIGGYTRIGLSATVSPLEKVANFLVGYEYGTPRDCLIVDVNYLKKLDMEVLSPVDDIVVADSEETRLAMYNLVDDLIMEHKTSLIFTNTRRGTESMVYNLKKMFPENYNDNNIMAHHSSLSKEIRLQAEDKLKEGSLKAVVSSTSLELGIDIGYIDLVILINSPKSVSRGLQRIGRSGHQLHEKSKGRLIVTDRDDLVECSVLLKNAKEGKIDKIKIPHNALDVLAQHIYGMSIENPWDIDYAYDVIRKSYCYKDLSRDDFEDVLSYLAGEYGELEERYVYAKIWIDYDKNQFGKRGRLARMLYSTNIGTIPDSTSVAVKCDGDIIGRIEQDFMEKLKKGDTFVLGGGIYRFNYGRGMTINVSPASGPPTIPSWFSQQLPLAFDLALDIQRFRAFMEWRFAKGHSKEEIMEFIDEYLYVDEFAANSIYEYFNEQYLYAQIPSNKKLLIEYYTGFGGRKFLIFHTLFGRQVNDALSRAVAYIIAKKNKIDITISISDNGFYLSSDKRMGGLEAFKELHSETLRSILIKAINKTETLASRFRHCAGRSLMTLRRYKGQDKSVGRQQVRGKILLKFVEDMDDNFSILKEARREVIEDFMDVKNAIRVLQWVESGQLEIKTINTVIPSPFAFNLVSQGYLDVLSQTDKAEFSKRMHKAILEKIKDQLKEDYY from the coding sequence ATGATAAAAAAACAAACCAAAAGCTATTCTAAAAAGGATATTTACAAAATCCTTCATCCATGGGTAAAAGAATGGTTTGATAACACATTCAATGATTTCACTCCGGCTCAGAAGCAAGCCATTGTAGATATTCATAATAACAATAATGTATTGGTTTCATCACCAACAGGGTCTGGTAAAACACTTACTGCTTTTTTATCTGTTATTAGTGAACTTACAACTCTGGCAGAAAAAGGAAATCTAGAAGATAAGGTCTACTGCATATATATTTCACCACTTAAAGCATTGGACAATGATATTGAGAAAAATTTAGAAGTTCCACTATCAGAAATTGATAAAATAGCTATTAAAAATGGTGCAACTTATAAAAAAACTGCAACAAAAACCGAAAAAGGGCTTGGAATTAGGAAAGCCGTCAGAACTGGAGATACTACTCAATATCAACGATCAAAGATGCTGAAAACTCCCCCACACATCCTTATTACAACACCTGAAACATTATCAATATTGCTTGTAGCTCCAAAATTTAGAGAAAAGTTAGCTAATGTTAAGTATGTTATAATTGATGAAATCCATTCACTGGCCGAAAATAAAAGAGGAGTTCATCTTAGCCTATCATTAGAACGTTTACAACATCTTATTGGAGGATATACAAGAATCGGCCTTTCAGCTACTGTGTCACCTCTTGAAAAAGTAGCTAATTTCTTAGTTGGATATGAATATGGGACCCCTAGAGACTGTCTAATTGTTGATGTTAATTATCTTAAAAAACTTGATATGGAAGTCCTTTCTCCAGTAGATGATATTGTAGTAGCTGATTCAGAAGAAACCCGTCTTGCAATGTATAACCTTGTTGATGATTTAATAATGGAACATAAAACAAGTCTTATTTTCACAAATACTCGTCGTGGGACCGAAAGTATGGTTTATAATCTTAAAAAGATGTTTCCTGAAAATTATAATGACAATAATATAATGGCCCATCATTCATCTCTTTCAAAAGAAATTCGTCTTCAAGCAGAAGATAAATTAAAAGAAGGGAGCTTAAAAGCTGTTGTTTCATCAACATCATTAGAATTAGGAATTGATATAGGATATATTGATTTAGTAATACTTATAAACTCTCCAAAATCAGTTTCGCGAGGATTACAGAGAATCGGAAGAAGTGGACACCAGTTGCATGAGAAATCAAAGGGAAGACTTATAGTAACCGATAGAGATGATCTTGTTGAATGTTCAGTACTTCTTAAAAATGCAAAAGAAGGCAAAATCGATAAAATTAAGATTCCACATAATGCCCTTGATGTTTTAGCACAACATATATATGGAATGAGTATTGAAAACCCATGGGATATTGATTATGCATATGATGTTATTAGAAAGAGTTACTGTTATAAAGATTTAAGCAGAGATGATTTTGAAGATGTACTTAGCTATTTAGCTGGAGAATATGGTGAGCTTGAAGAAAGATATGTCTATGCTAAAATTTGGATCGATTATGATAAAAATCAGTTCGGAAAAAGAGGCAGACTTGCTAGAATGTTATATTCAACCAATATCGGAACTATTCCAGATAGTACTTCAGTAGCTGTAAAATGTGATGGAGATATTATTGGAAGAATTGAGCAGGATTTTATGGAAAAACTGAAAAAAGGAGATACTTTCGTTCTTGGTGGTGGAATATATCGGTTTAACTACGGAAGAGGAATGACAATAAATGTTTCACCAGCCAGCGGCCCTCCAACAATACCCTCTTGGTTTTCACAACAACTTCCACTTGCATTTGACTTAGCTCTTGATATTCAACGTTTTAGAGCTTTTATGGAGTGGAGATTTGCAAAAGGACATAGCAAAGAAGAGATTATGGAATTTATTGATGAATATTTATATGTTGATGAATTTGCAGCTAACTCAATATATGAATATTTTAATGAACAATATCTCTATGCACAGATTCCAAGTAATAAAAAATTATTGATTGAATATTATACAGGTTTTGGTGGAAGAAAATTCCTAATATTCCACACACTTTTTGGAAGACAAGTAAATGATGCACTTTCTCGGGCAGTTGCTTATATTATAGCTAAAAAAAATAAAATCGATATTACAATAAGCATATCCGATAATGGATTTTATCTTAGCTCTGATAAACGAATGGGAGGACTTGAAGCATTTAAAGAACTCCACTCAGAAACACTTCGATCAATACTTATAAAAGCTATTAACAAAACAGAAACATTAGCGAGTCGTTTCCGCCATTGTGCAGGGCGATCTCTCATGACACTCCGTCGATACAAAGGTCAGGATAAATCTGTTGGAAGGCAACAAGTAAGAGGGAAAATATTACTTAAATTTGTAGAGGATATGGATGACAATTTCTCTATCCTTAAAGAGGCTAGAAGAGAAGTTATCGAAGATTTTATGGATGTTAAAAATGCAATTCGTGTTCTTCAATGGGTGGAAAGTGGACAACTTGAAATTAAAACAATAAATACGGTTATTCCTTCGCCATTCGCATTTAATTTAGTTTCACAAGGATATTTAGATGTTCTTTCCCAGACCGACAAAGCTGAATTTTCAAAAAGAATGCATAAAGCCATTTTAGAAAAAATTAAAGATCAGCTGAAAGAAGATTATTATTAA
- a CDS encoding flavodoxin gives MKILVTYYSRTQTTARVAKEIQKKLNCDIEEIIDINKRSGVIGYLKGGYDAMKSKPAKIKPIEKNPSEYDLVIVGTPVWASTMAPAILEYLKENKEKFNDVSFFCTCGGSGYDKTLAKMEEVADKNPLNNLYLTKNDIESSFDSKIEGFIKNIENIEK, from the coding sequence ATGAAAATTTTAGTAACATACTACTCAAGGACACAAACCACAGCAAGAGTAGCTAAAGAAATCCAAAAGAAATTAAATTGTGATATTGAGGAAATAATTGATATCAACAAACGTTCAGGAGTTATAGGTTATTTAAAAGGAGGTTATGATGCAATGAAAAGCAAACCTGCCAAAATAAAACCTATTGAAAAAAATCCTTCTGAATATGATTTGGTTATAGTTGGAACTCCAGTTTGGGCATCTACAATGGCCCCTGCTATATTAGAATATCTAAAAGAAAATAAAGAAAAATTTAATGATGTTTCTTTCTTCTGCACTTGTGGGGGTAGTGGATATGATAAAACATTAGCAAAAATGGAGGAAGTTGCAGATAAAAATCCATTAAATAATTTATATCTAACAAAAAATGATATTGAATCATCTTTTGATTCTAAAATAGAGGGATTTATTAAAAATATTGAAAATATTGAAAAATAG
- a CDS encoding NfeD family protein, producing the protein MFIIQLEFWILFAATCLLLELVSAGFYLMSVGIGSASAAVANYIGFDPTTQLIVFVIVTIICLIASRPLAHHLTAGGPDVKVAAERLIGEEGIVTEPIDPENAGMIKISGEEWRAISNVDIGVREKVIVEEVKGVKLKVIKK; encoded by the coding sequence ATGTTTATAATTCAATTGGAATTTTGGATACTATTTGCAGCTACATGTTTATTGTTAGAATTAGTTAGTGCAGGTTTTTATTTAATGTCTGTAGGAATAGGTTCAGCATCAGCAGCTGTAGCTAACTACATAGGCTTTGATCCAACAACACAACTAATAGTATTTGTTATTGTTACAATAATTTGCTTAATTGCTTCCAGACCACTTGCACATCACCTTACAGCAGGAGGACCTGATGTAAAAGTAGCTGCCGAACGATTAATAGGTGAGGAAGGAATAGTAACAGAACCTATTGACCCAGAAAATGCAGGTATGATAAAAATATCTGGAGAAGAATGGAGAGCGATATCTAATGTTGACATAGGAGTTAGAGAAAAAGTTATTGTTGAAGAAGTAAAAGGTGTAAAACTAAAAGTTATAAAAAAATAA
- a CDS encoding SPFH domain-containing protein, whose amino-acid sequence MLILTIIVIIIIVVLAFKAVKILRPYEKGVVERFGKYRRTVESGLTFIIPFIEIIRKVDLREQVVDVPPQEVITKDNTVVVVDCVIFYEVTDPFNAVYNVVNFYQAITKLAQTNLRNIIGDLELDQTLTSREMINTQLREVLDEATDKWGTRVVRVEIQRIEPPKDIVDAMSKQMKAERMKRAAILEAEGYKQSEIKRAEGDKQAAILEAEGQAEAIKKVADAQKYEEVAIAEGQAEATIDVYDAIHAGNPTNDLIAIKYLEALEKIADGNSTKIFLPTEVSGILGSIGGIAELFTDEDLNKKEKPTKVKSSKIQKIMEKVKETSDEVYKPKE is encoded by the coding sequence ATGTTAATATTAACAATTATAGTAATAATTATTATAGTTGTTTTAGCATTTAAAGCTGTAAAAATATTAAGACCTTATGAAAAAGGTGTTGTTGAAAGATTTGGTAAATATCGAAGAACTGTAGAAAGTGGTTTGACATTTATAATTCCATTTATTGAAATAATTAGAAAAGTGGATCTTCGTGAACAAGTAGTAGATGTTCCACCACAAGAAGTTATTACAAAAGATAATACCGTTGTTGTAGTAGATTGTGTTATATTTTATGAAGTAACTGACCCATTCAATGCAGTTTACAATGTTGTTAATTTCTATCAAGCTATAACAAAGTTAGCTCAAACAAATCTTAGGAATATTATAGGCGATCTTGAACTTGATCAAACCCTTACCTCAAGGGAAATGATAAATACTCAACTTCGAGAAGTTCTTGATGAAGCTACTGACAAATGGGGAACTCGGGTTGTTAGAGTAGAAATTCAAAGAATTGAGCCTCCAAAAGATATTGTAGATGCAATGAGTAAACAAATGAAAGCTGAAAGGATGAAACGTGCAGCTATACTCGAAGCAGAAGGATACAAACAATCTGAAATTAAACGGGCTGAAGGAGACAAACAAGCTGCAATTCTTGAAGCAGAAGGCCAAGCAGAAGCTATTAAAAAAGTAGCTGACGCTCAAAAGTACGAAGAAGTAGCTATTGCAGAAGGTCAAGCAGAAGCTACAATTGATGTTTATGATGCTATTCATGCAGGAAATCCTACTAATGATTTAATAGCTATTAAATATTTAGAAGCTCTAGAAAAAATAGCTGATGGAAATTCTACAAAGATATTCTTACCAACTGAAGTTTCTGGAATACTTGGTTCTATTGGAGGAATAGCTGAACTATTTACTGATGAAGATTTAAACAAAAAAGAAAAACCAACAAAAGTCAAAAGTTCAAAAATTCAAAAAATAATGGAAAAAGTTAAAGAAACATCAGATGAAGTCTACAAACCAAAAGAATAA
- a CDS encoding TfoX/Sxy family protein: MGAISTDILSRVWNDYMGELSKLPNIGKVLESQLNKIGIKTAKDLEECGSHEAWLAIKENDPSACYNRLCGIEGAIQGIRWHDLSDTDKKSLKDFYSLHK; the protein is encoded by the coding sequence TTGGGTGCCATTAGCACTGATATATTAAGTAGAGTATGGAATGATTATATGGGAGAATTATCAAAATTACCCAATATAGGTAAAGTTTTAGAAAGCCAACTGAATAAAATAGGGATAAAAACAGCGAAAGACCTTGAAGAATGTGGTTCTCATGAAGCATGGTTAGCTATAAAAGAAAATGATCCTTCTGCATGTTATAATCGATTATGTGGAATTGAGGGAGCTATTCAAGGAATCAGATGGCATGATCTTTCAGATACTGACAAAAAGAGTCTGAAAGACTTTTATTCTTTACATAAATGA